From Aedes albopictus strain Foshan chromosome 1, AalbF5, whole genome shotgun sequence, one genomic window encodes:
- the LOC109431112 gene encoding uncharacterized protein LOC109431112 isoform X1 has product MDETRPMPQFRCEDIAKARLHHEWKDWKSGLERYFDANDISDQYKKRAKLLYLGGPQLDKVFTNLPDGSKFPLVAVEKKYYDVAVAALDNYFQPVKQDILERHRLRQMKQLPGEKFSHYMVRLRQQAALCGFDKYSKKTRQVLTDMTITDVIVEGCLSVELRRRMLLKDRSLNEIEEIASGLEGVDSQIQDLAGKSNESNSADKVYKVKDFSSQGYRRPLATKFRSGEGRYRGRPAVRHTTNVVCFNCGKSGHISSSDSCPAKGKQCRNCKRVGHFDYTCKSSRSSVKQTSFSPPSKKIRVVEEKETREADEGKVYYAFFNGNLTNMLTFEIGGVSLDMLVDSGADANLVTSEAWEKLKQAGVRVTSSTKESDRSFLSYGSSDPLAVRGKFTAEIKIQDRLVLANFYVVEKGQTCLLGDVTAKQLQVLQVGANLNRVEKSDPFTCIKDVEVHIHMDPEAKPVVQPVRRLPIPLEAEVNRKLDEMLSRDIIEPKLGPTTWVSPLVVVAKANGGLRLCVDLRRVNQSVLREHHPMPVIDHILARIGTGVVWKLCDVGGVLLRGDRIVVPAGLRQRVLTIAHDGHPGVRMMKSYLRSVVWWPKLDADTENFVKNCRGCTLVAAPDAPEPMLRRSLPSGPWEDIAIDYLGPLPGGQNLLVIVDCYSRYLEVCEMTCIDSTETISRLREVFGRFGIPSLIKADNGPQFASTEFKNFCRDYGIHLVNTIPYWPQMNGQVERQNRSILKRLRIAQELGKDWRKELHEFLLVYHATNHATTGEAPSKLMFGRRIRGRLPYVPVHYEDEAVRDVDGIQKEKGKNYSDGKRRATYSEIREGDKVFVKRMKKNHKLEADYSAEEYDVVNKKGSDVIVRSRVSGKEFRRNVTHLKKVPQIDDNVQPTATTETDQSTSSEVVDGRMDEIVQLTETPSGRKRERQQPTKFKDYVPF; this is encoded by the exons ATGGACGAAACGAGACCTATGCCACAGTTCAGATGCGAGGACATTGCAAAAGCACGACTGCACCATGAATGGAAAGATTGGAAGAGTGGGCTCGAGAGATATTTTGATGCTAATGATATAAGTGATCAGTACAAAAAGCGCGCTAAACTGCTGTACTTGGGAGGGCCACAGTTGGACAAAGTTTTTACCAACCTTCCAGATGGAAGCAAATTTCCGTTAGTTGCTGTTGAGAAGAAGTATTACGACGTGGCAGTTGCAGCATTGGATAATTACTTCCAACCTGTGAAACAGGATATCCTGGAGAGACATCGTTTGCGTCAGATGAAGCAACTTCCTGGAGAAAAGTTTTCCCACTATATG GTTCGTTTGAGACAGCAAGCTGCCCTCTGCGGCTTCgacaaatattcaaaaaagacAAGGCAGGTTTTAACGGATATGACGATTACCGATGTCATCGTTGAAGGTTGTCTTTCGGTCGAACTCCGACGAAGAATGCTATTGAAGGACCGCTCTTTAAACGAAATCGAAGAGATCGCTTCTGGCTTGGAAGGTGTCGATTCCCAAATTCAAGACCTTGCAGGGAAATCAAATGAGAGTAATTCGGCTGACAAAGTGTACAAAGTGAAAGATTTTTCGTCACAAGGGTACAGACGTCCTCTGGCAACTAAGTTCAGATCAGGAGAGGGTCGTTATCGCGGACGTCCGGCTGTGCGACATACTACGAACGTTGTTTGCTTTAACTGTGGCAAGTCTGGCCACATTTCGTCGTCTGATTCCTGTCCAGCGAAAGGGAAACAGTGTCGAAACTGTAAACGAGTAGGCCATTTTGATTACACCTGTAAATCGTCTCGTTCTTCTGTAAAGCAGACATCGTTTTCACCGCCGAGTAAGAAAATTCGGGTTGTAGAGGAGAAAGAGACACGTGAAGCCGACGAGGGAAAGGTCTACTATGCTTTTTTCAACGGTAATCTAACCAACATGCTTACATTTGAGATAGGAGGCGTCTCTTTGGATATGCTGGTAGATTCAGGGGCGGATGCTAATTTAGTGACCTCGGAAGCATGGGAGAAATTGAAGCAGGCCGGTGTTCGCGTCACTAGTTCCACGAAAGAATCCGATCGTTCCTTCCTTTCGTATGGCAGTTCTGACCCGCTGGCCGTCCGTGGGAAATTCACAGCAGAGATCAAAATTCAAGATCGATTGGTGCTCGCTAATTTCTACGTCGTGGAGAAAGGACAAACTTGCTTGTTGGGAGATGTTACTGCAAAGCAGCTACAAGTGTTGCAGGTTGGGGCCAACCTAAACCGTGTAGAGAAGTCTGATCCGTTCACCTGCATCAAAGACGTCGAGGTTCACATTCACATGGATCCGGAAGCTAAGCCCGTCGTACAACCCGTGAGACGGTTGCCAATTCCTCTCGAAGCTGAAGTTAATCGTAAGTTGGATGAAATGTTGAGCAGAGATATCATCGAGCCAAAGTTAGGTCCAACCACGTGGGTCTCTCCGTTGGTAGTCGTTGCTAAGGCAAACGGAGGTTTGCGATTGTGCGTAGATCTTCGTAGAGTGAACCAGTCAGTCTTGCGGGAGCATCACCCCATGCCGGTCATAGATCACATTCTGGCGCGAATCGGGACTGGCGTAGTATGGA AGCTGTGCGACGTTGGAGGAGTTCTGCTGCGAGGAGATCGCATAGTCGTTCCAGCAGGATTACGACAACGAGTTCTGACCATCGCTCACGACGGACACCCCGGGGTGCGTATGATGAAATCATATCTTCGATCTGTCGTTTGGTGGCCTAAATTGGATGCAGACACAGaaaacttcgtgaaaaattgtcGTGGGTGTACATTAGTAGCTGCTCCTGATGCCCCTGAGCCGATGCTCCGCCGTTCGCTCCCTTCCGGACCATGGGAAGATATCGCCATTGATTACCTAGGGCCACTTCCTGGCGGGCAGAATTTGTTGGTGATTGTCGACTGCTATAGCAGATACCTCGAAGTGTGCGAAATGACTTGCATTGATTCTACGGAGACTATCAGCCGCTTGCGAGAAGTCTTCGGCAGATTCGGTATACCATCCTTGATAAAAGCAGACAACGGTCCACAATTTGCCAGCAcagaattcaaaaacttttgtcgTGACTACGGAATACATCTGGTCAATACGATTCCATATTGGCCGCAGATGAACGGCCAGGTGGAGCGGCAAAATCGCTCAATCCTGAAGAGACTTCGTATCGCACAAGAACTTGGCAAAGATTGGCGAAAAGAGCTGCACGAATTTCTTTTGGTATACCATGCTACAAATCATGCGACTACCGGAGAAGCACCATCGAAACTGATGTTCGGGCGCAGAATCAGGGGTAGACTTCCTTATGTTCCGGTCCATTACGAGGATGAGGCTGTGCGAGATGTCGACGGAATACAAAAAGAGAAGGGAAAGAACTACTCTGACGGGAAGCGTCGAGCCACTTACAGCGAAATACGGGAAGGTGACAAAGTGTTTGTGAAGCGGATGAAAAAGAATCATAAGTTGGAGGCGGACTACTCTGCAGAGGAATACGATGTTGTGAACAAAAAGGGGTCTGATGTCATTGTACGTTCCCGGGTCTCCGGGAAAGAGTTCCGTCGCAACGTGACGCATCTTAAGAAGGTTCCACAAATAGACGACAATGTTCAACCCACAGCGACGACAGAGACGGATCAAAGCACATCAAGCGAAGTGGTTGATGGAAGGATGGATGAAATCGTTCAATTGACTGAAACGCCGTCTGGTCGGAAACGTGAGAGACAACAACCAACGAAATTCAAAGACTATGTTCctttctaa